The following are from one region of the Juglans regia cultivar Chandler chromosome 10, Walnut 2.0, whole genome shotgun sequence genome:
- the LOC108997025 gene encoding DNA (cytosine-5)-methyltransferase DRM2-like isoform X3 yields MGFSKKMVAKAIQENGEENTDSILETLLTYSALESSPQRQHHIDSDHCSLECEGNFLDDFSDIDSCSNNEKIMNTEFDEEDKLSSLVNMGYTVDEASLAIDRCGLDSSLVELTDFICAAQMAKVADAHLSELPLEVKPKLKHSCNEYAKHKKRKLSDYEMWTKKKQNEFEKRLLPDDDETIRLPHPMIGFGVPTEPCPTIHRTLPEAAIGPPFFYYENVALAPKGVWTTISRFLYDVEPEFVDSKYFCAAARKRGYVHNLPIQDRFPLLPFPPQTIHEALPLTRKWWPSWDRRTKLNCLQTVIGSAKLTQRIRKALEDYDGEPPLSVQKYVLDECRQWNLVWVGRNKVAPLEADEVEMLLGFPRNHTRGGGISRTDRYKSLGNSFQIDTVAYHLSVLKDMFPGGINLLSLFSGIGGAEVALHRLGIPLKNVVSVEISEVNRNILRCWWEETNQRGNLIDLADVQQLNGDRLEQLMSSIGGFDLVVGGSPCNNLTGSNRLHRDGLEGKESALFFDYFRILDLVKCIMTKAQ; encoded by the exons CTCACATACTCG GCTCTTGAATCGTCGCCTCAAAGACAGCATCACATTGACTCTGATCATTGCTCTTTGGAATGTGAAGGGAATTTTCTGGATGATTTCTCAGATATTGATAGTTGTTCCAACAATGAG AAAATCATGAATACTGAATTTGATGAAGAGGATAAATTGTCGTCCCTAGTAAATATGGGTTACACAGTGGATGAGGCTTCACTTGCGATAGATAGATGTG GTCTTGACTCCTCCCTTGTGGAGTTGACAGATTTTATCTGTGCTGCTCAAATGGCTAAGGTGGCAGATGCTCATCTGTCAGAACTCCCCCTCGAAGTCAAG CCGAAACTTAAGCATTCATGCAATGAATATGCTAAgcacaaaaaaaggaaacttTCTGATTATGAGATGTGGacaaagaaaaagcaaaacGAGTTTGAGAAGAGGCTCCTTCCTGATGATGATGAGACCATTCGTCTCCCACATCCAATGATTGGATTTGGCGTACCTACTGAACCATGCCCAACAATTCATAGAACACTTCCAGAGGCAGCCATTGGCCCTCCCTTTTTCTATTATGAGAATGTTGCTCTTGCTCCTAAAGGGGTTTGGACCACCATTTCACGGTTCCTATATGATGTGGAACCGGAGTTTGTTGATTCAAAATACTTCTGTGCTGCTGCCAGGAAAAGGGGCTACGTTCACAATCTTCCAATCCAAGACAGATTTCCTCTTCTTCCATTTCCACCACAGACCATTCATGAAGCATTACCCTTGACGAGGAAATGGTGGCCTTCATGGGATAGGAGAACAAAGCTGAATTGCTTACAAACTGTCATTGGTAGTGCAAAACTGACACAGAGGATTCGCAAGGCACTTGAAGACTATGATGGTGAACCACCTCTGAGTGTTCAAAAGTACGTGCTTGATGAATGTCGACAATGGAATCTGGTCTGGGTTGGGAGGAATAAGGTTGCCCCACTTGAGGCTGATGAGGTAGAAATGCTTTTGGGTTTCCCGAGGAATCACACGAGGGGAGGTGGAATAAGTCGAACCGATAGGTATAAATCACTCGGTAACTCATTCCAG ATTGATACAGTAGCATACCATCTATCTGTCTTGAAAGACATGTTCCCGGGTGGCATTAAtcttctctcccttttctcCGGGATTGGTGGTGCCGAAGTAGCCCTTCATCGGCTTGGCATACCTCTTAAGAATGTTGTGTCGGTTGAGATATCAGAGGTAAACAGAAATATCCTCAGGTGCTGGTGGGAGGAAACAAACCAGAGAGGGAATTTGATTGACCTTGCAGACGTGCAGCAGCTAAATGGTGATCGGTTGGAGCAGCTAATGAGCTCAATTGGCGGGTTTGATCTTGTGGTTGGCGGGAGCCCATGTAATAATCTAACGGGTAGCAACAGGCTTCACCGAGATGGACTTGAGGGTAAAGAATCTGCCTTGTTCTTTGATTATTTCCGTATTCTAGACTTGGTCAAATGTATCATGACAAAAGCACAATGA
- the LOC108997025 gene encoding DNA (cytosine-5)-methyltransferase DRM2-like isoform X2: MDGDASGVEDDNFEWNTEDELEINDFSLPSHSSLTPPNGEAVVGSGEALESSPQRQHHIDSDHCSLECEGNFLDDFSDIDSCSNNEKIMNTEFDEEDKLSSLVNMGYTVDEASLAIDRCGLDSSLVELTDFICAAQMAKVADAHLSELPLEVKPKLKHSCNEYAKHKKRKLSDYEMWTKKKQNEFEKRLLPDDDETIRLPHPMIGFGVPTEPCPTIHRTLPEAAIGPPFFYYENVALAPKGVWTTISRFLYDVEPEFVDSKYFCAAARKRGYVHNLPIQDRFPLLPFPPQTIHEALPLTRKWWPSWDRRTKLNCLQTVIGSAKLTQRIRKALEDYDGEPPLSVQKYVLDECRQWNLVWVGRNKVAPLEADEVEMLLGFPRNHTRGGGISRTDRYKSLGNSFQIDTVAYHLSVLKDMFPGGINLLSLFSGIGGAEVALHRLGIPLKNVVSVEISEVNRNILRCWWEETNQRGNLIDLADVQQLNGDRLEQLMSSIGGFDLVVGGSPCNNLTGSNRLHRDGLEGKESALFFDYFRILDLVKCIMTKAQ; this comes from the exons GCTCTTGAATCGTCGCCTCAAAGACAGCATCACATTGACTCTGATCATTGCTCTTTGGAATGTGAAGGGAATTTTCTGGATGATTTCTCAGATATTGATAGTTGTTCCAACAATGAG AAAATCATGAATACTGAATTTGATGAAGAGGATAAATTGTCGTCCCTAGTAAATATGGGTTACACAGTGGATGAGGCTTCACTTGCGATAGATAGATGTG GTCTTGACTCCTCCCTTGTGGAGTTGACAGATTTTATCTGTGCTGCTCAAATGGCTAAGGTGGCAGATGCTCATCTGTCAGAACTCCCCCTCGAAGTCAAG CCGAAACTTAAGCATTCATGCAATGAATATGCTAAgcacaaaaaaaggaaacttTCTGATTATGAGATGTGGacaaagaaaaagcaaaacGAGTTTGAGAAGAGGCTCCTTCCTGATGATGATGAGACCATTCGTCTCCCACATCCAATGATTGGATTTGGCGTACCTACTGAACCATGCCCAACAATTCATAGAACACTTCCAGAGGCAGCCATTGGCCCTCCCTTTTTCTATTATGAGAATGTTGCTCTTGCTCCTAAAGGGGTTTGGACCACCATTTCACGGTTCCTATATGATGTGGAACCGGAGTTTGTTGATTCAAAATACTTCTGTGCTGCTGCCAGGAAAAGGGGCTACGTTCACAATCTTCCAATCCAAGACAGATTTCCTCTTCTTCCATTTCCACCACAGACCATTCATGAAGCATTACCCTTGACGAGGAAATGGTGGCCTTCATGGGATAGGAGAACAAAGCTGAATTGCTTACAAACTGTCATTGGTAGTGCAAAACTGACACAGAGGATTCGCAAGGCACTTGAAGACTATGATGGTGAACCACCTCTGAGTGTTCAAAAGTACGTGCTTGATGAATGTCGACAATGGAATCTGGTCTGGGTTGGGAGGAATAAGGTTGCCCCACTTGAGGCTGATGAGGTAGAAATGCTTTTGGGTTTCCCGAGGAATCACACGAGGGGAGGTGGAATAAGTCGAACCGATAGGTATAAATCACTCGGTAACTCATTCCAG ATTGATACAGTAGCATACCATCTATCTGTCTTGAAAGACATGTTCCCGGGTGGCATTAAtcttctctcccttttctcCGGGATTGGTGGTGCCGAAGTAGCCCTTCATCGGCTTGGCATACCTCTTAAGAATGTTGTGTCGGTTGAGATATCAGAGGTAAACAGAAATATCCTCAGGTGCTGGTGGGAGGAAACAAACCAGAGAGGGAATTTGATTGACCTTGCAGACGTGCAGCAGCTAAATGGTGATCGGTTGGAGCAGCTAATGAGCTCAATTGGCGGGTTTGATCTTGTGGTTGGCGGGAGCCCATGTAATAATCTAACGGGTAGCAACAGGCTTCACCGAGATGGACTTGAGGGTAAAGAATCTGCCTTGTTCTTTGATTATTTCCGTATTCTAGACTTGGTCAAATGTATCATGACAAAAGCACAATGA